A single region of the Bacteroides luhongzhouii genome encodes:
- a CDS encoding NigD-like protein, with product MKKFKWLLGILLLALVPMLQSCDDDGYSIGDFSWDWATVHTTGGGGYYLEGDRWGVIDPVATSIPWFKPVDGERVVAFFNPLYDMEGGKGVQVKMEGIQELLTKEVEDMSTEEEAEEFGNDPILIYQGDMWLGGRFLNIIFRQELPRSEKHRISLVQNKMEPGEPGEPSEPGTLNVDEDGYIHLELRYNTYKDVTDYWGWGRVSYNLEKFFPTEKEAESTIKGFKVTINSREHGEGRVIVLDLKHPVGVPEAAKDVHSTSSIR from the coding sequence ATGAAAAAATTTAAGTGGCTTTTAGGAATCTTATTATTGGCATTAGTACCAATGTTGCAATCATGTGATGATGATGGCTATTCTATTGGAGATTTCAGTTGGGACTGGGCGACCGTTCATACAACCGGTGGAGGAGGTTATTATTTGGAAGGTGACAGATGGGGAGTGATTGATCCGGTTGCTACTTCTATTCCTTGGTTTAAACCGGTGGACGGTGAGCGTGTTGTGGCTTTTTTCAATCCTTTGTATGATATGGAAGGAGGAAAAGGAGTTCAGGTGAAGATGGAAGGGATACAGGAGCTGTTGACAAAAGAAGTGGAAGATATGTCGACAGAGGAAGAAGCGGAAGAATTCGGAAATGATCCTATTTTGATTTATCAGGGTGATATGTGGTTGGGAGGAAGGTTTCTGAACATAATTTTCCGCCAGGAGTTGCCTCGTTCGGAGAAACATCGTATCAGTCTTGTACAAAATAAGATGGAACCGGGAGAGCCGGGCGAACCGTCAGAGCCGGGAACATTGAATGTGGATGAAGATGGTTACATACATTTGGAACTGCGTTATAATACGTATAAGGATGTGACTGACTACTGGGGATGGGGGCGAGTTTCTTATAACTTAGAAAAATTCTTCCCGACAGAGAAAGAGGCCGAATCAACAATAAAAGGTTTTAAAGTAACAATAAACTCAAGAGAACATGGAGAAGGAAGAGTGATCGTTCTTGATTTGAAGCACCCGGTCGGTGTACCGGAAGCAGCAAAGGATGTTCATTCCACTTCTTCGATCCGATAA
- a CDS encoding phosphatidate cytidylyltransferase translates to MINNFIKRAITGVLFVAILVGCILYDAFSFGILFTAISALTIYEFGQLVNMRAEGVKINKTINMLGGAYLFLAVMGFCINAADSKIFIPYVLLLLYMMISELYLKKENPVLNWAYSMLSQLYIGLPFALLNVLAFHNDPEYSSVSYNPILPLSIFIFLWLNDTGAYCIGSLIGKHRLFERISPKKSWEGSIGGGVVAIGVSFILAHYFPLMSMIEWAGLALVVVIFGTWGDLTESLLKRQLHVKDSGTILPGHGGMLDRFDSSLMAIPAAVVYLYALTWF, encoded by the coding sequence TTGATTAACAATTTCATAAAACGAGCTATTACGGGTGTACTCTTCGTTGCCATCTTGGTGGGGTGCATCCTTTATGACGCATTCAGCTTTGGCATTCTGTTCACCGCTATCAGCGCACTGACCATTTATGAGTTCGGACAGCTGGTAAATATGCGCGCAGAAGGAGTGAAGATAAACAAGACCATTAATATGCTCGGCGGGGCTTACTTATTCCTTGCAGTCATGGGATTCTGCATTAATGCGGCCGATTCGAAGATATTCATCCCGTATGTGCTTTTATTGCTTTACATGATGATTAGCGAGTTGTATCTGAAAAAGGAGAACCCGGTACTTAACTGGGCTTATTCTATGCTTAGCCAACTTTATATCGGTCTGCCTTTTGCTTTGCTGAATGTATTGGCATTCCATAACGATCCGGAATACAGTAGCGTAAGTTACAATCCTATCCTACCGTTATCTATCTTTATTTTCCTTTGGTTAAATGACACGGGAGCCTATTGCATCGGTTCATTGATCGGCAAACACCGGTTGTTTGAACGTATTTCTCCCAAGAAATCGTGGGAAGGTTCCATCGGTGGCGGAGTGGTAGCAATCGGAGTATCTTTTATTCTCGCCCACTACTTCCCACTTATGTCAATGATTGAGTGGGCAGGATTGGCACTGGTGGTTGTTATATTCGGCACATGGGGCGACCTGACGGAGTCGTTATTGAAACGCCAGTTGCACGTTAAGGATTCGGGAACCATTCTTCCGGGACACGGTGGGATGCTCGATCGCTTTGACAGTTCTCTGATGGCTATACCGGCAGCCGTCGTTTATCTATATGCATTAACATGGTTCTGA
- the ftsH gene encoding ATP-dependent zinc metalloprotease FtsH codes for MDNNNSNNNNSNKPSNKVNMPKFNLNWMYMIIALMLLGLWWGSDSKGAGSKAVTYSEFQDYVKKGYVSKVLGYEDKSIEAFLKPTAVGAVFGADSTKVGRNPVITSRTPSTDKLEEFLQAEKEAGHFDGSSDYPPKSDIFPAILIQILPLVLLVALWIFFMRRMSGGGSGGPGGVFNVGKSKAQLFEKGGAIKITFKDVAGLAEAKQEVEEIVEFLKEPQKYTDLGGKIPKGALLVGPPGTGKTLLAKAVAGEANVPFFSLAGSDFVEMFVGVGASRVRDLFKQAKEKAPCIVFIDEIDAVGRARGKNPAMGGNDERENTLNQLLTEMDGFGSNSGVIILAATNRVDVLDKALLRAGRFDRQIHVDLPDLNERKEVFGVHLRPIKIDDSVDVDLLARQTPGFSGADIANVCNEAALIAARHGKKFVGKQDFLDAVDRIIGGLEKKTKITTEAERRSIALHEAGHASISWLLEYANPLIKVTIVPRGRALGAAWYLPEERQITTKEQMLDEMCATLGGRAAEDLFLGRISTGAMNDLERVTKQAYGMIAYLGMSDKLPNLCYYNNDEYSFNRPYSEKTAELIDEEVKRMVNEQYDRAKRILSENKEGHNELTQLLIDKEVIFAEDVERIFGKRPWASRSEEIMAAKESQDAARAERELAQKLKEEEREIKEEEAENTAKEEQASIDTKVAAEGKKVTVEGKVSVEGKSNGEEQANGSN; via the coding sequence ATGGACAATAATAATAGTAATAATAACAATAGCAATAAACCTAGCAATAAGGTTAATATGCCCAAGTTCAACCTGAACTGGATGTATATGATTATTGCCCTTATGCTTCTCGGCCTCTGGTGGGGCAGTGATTCAAAGGGAGCAGGAAGCAAAGCTGTAACTTACAGCGAGTTTCAGGACTATGTAAAAAAGGGTTATGTCAGCAAAGTATTGGGTTATGAAGATAAATCAATCGAAGCTTTCCTTAAACCGACCGCCGTAGGGGCTGTTTTTGGAGCCGACTCTACCAAAGTGGGACGCAACCCTGTCATTACAAGTAGAACGCCATCTACCGATAAACTGGAAGAGTTTTTGCAGGCAGAAAAGGAAGCCGGTCATTTTGACGGTTCATCTGATTATCCGCCCAAATCGGATATTTTCCCCGCAATTCTGATTCAGATACTCCCGCTTGTGTTGCTGGTTGCGTTATGGATATTCTTCATGCGCCGTATGAGCGGAGGCGGCAGTGGTGGCCCCGGTGGCGTATTTAATGTAGGAAAATCAAAAGCCCAGCTTTTTGAAAAAGGCGGAGCCATCAAGATTACATTTAAGGATGTAGCGGGCCTGGCTGAAGCGAAACAAGAAGTGGAGGAAATTGTTGAGTTCTTGAAGGAACCGCAGAAATATACGGATTTGGGAGGTAAGATACCCAAGGGAGCATTACTGGTAGGCCCTCCGGGAACCGGTAAAACATTGCTTGCCAAAGCTGTGGCCGGCGAAGCGAATGTGCCTTTCTTCTCATTGGCAGGTTCCGATTTCGTGGAGATGTTTGTGGGTGTAGGTGCGTCCCGTGTTCGCGACTTGTTTAAACAGGCTAAAGAGAAAGCTCCTTGTATCGTCTTTATTGATGAGATTGATGCCGTAGGACGTGCTCGTGGCAAGAACCCTGCAATGGGAGGAAATGATGAACGCGAAAACACTTTGAATCAGTTATTGACAGAAATGGACGGTTTCGGTTCCAACAGTGGTGTGATTATCCTTGCTGCTACCAACCGTGTAGACGTACTCGACAAGGCATTGCTTCGTGCAGGACGTTTTGACCGTCAGATACACGTAGATCTGCCCGACTTGAACGAACGTAAAGAAGTATTTGGTGTGCATTTGCGCCCGATTAAAATAGACGATAGTGTAGATGTAGACTTGCTGGCACGCCAGACTCCGGGATTCTCGGGTGCGGATATTGCCAATGTCTGCAACGAAGCTGCACTGATCGCTGCCCGCCACGGAAAGAAATTCGTAGGTAAGCAGGACTTCTTGGATGCGGTAGACCGTATCATCGGTGGTCTGGAAAAGAAAACCAAAATTACAACAGAAGCTGAAAGACGTTCCATCGCTTTACATGAAGCAGGACACGCTTCTATCTCTTGGTTACTGGAATATGCCAACCCACTGATTAAAGTGACTATCGTTCCTCGCGGACGTGCATTGGGAGCTGCCTGGTATCTGCCGGAAGAACGTCAAATCACTACCAAAGAGCAGATGTTGGACGAAATGTGTGCTACTTTGGGAGGACGCGCCGCTGAAGATTTATTCCTCGGCCGCATCTCGACAGGCGCCATGAACGACTTGGAAAGGGTGACTAAGCAGGCATATGGTATGATTGCCTATTTAGGTATGAGCGACAAACTGCCGAACTTATGCTATTACAACAACGATGAATATTCTTTCAACCGCCCATACAGCGAAAAGACAGCCGAATTGATTGACGAAGAAGTCAAGAGAATGGTGAACGAGCAGTATGACCGCGCCAAAAGAATTCTGTCAGAGAATAAAGAAGGACACAACGAACTGACGCAATTACTGATTGACAAAGAAGTAATCTTCGCAGAAGACGTTGAACGTATCTTCGGTAAACGCCCTTGGGCTTCCCGCTCGGAAGAAATCATGGCCGCTAAAGAAAGCCAGGATGCCGCAAGAGCAGAAAGAGAACTTGCCCAAAAGTTGAAGGAAGAAGAAAGAGAGATCAAAGAAGAGGAAGCTGAAAATACCGCAAAGGAAGAACAAGCATCCATAGACACCAAAGTTGCCGCAGAAGGTAAAAAGGTTACTGTGGAGGGTAAAGTTTCCGTAGAGGGTAAGTCTAATGGAGAAGAACAAGCTAACGGGTCCAACTAA
- the rsfS gene encoding ribosome silencing factor, producing the protein MNDTKVLIEKIKEGIQEKKGKKIIVADLTSIEDTICKYFVICQGNSPSQVSAIVDSIKEFTRKGADSKPYAIDGLRNAEWVAMDYADVLVHVFLPETRAFYNLEHLWADAKLTQIPDLD; encoded by the coding sequence ATGAACGATACTAAAGTATTAATTGAAAAAATAAAAGAAGGAATTCAAGAAAAAAAAGGTAAAAAGATAATCGTTGCCGATTTAACCAGCATAGAAGATACCATCTGTAAATATTTCGTTATCTGTCAGGGAAATTCTCCCAGTCAAGTGAGTGCAATAGTAGATTCAATCAAGGAATTTACACGCAAAGGTGCGGACAGCAAGCCTTATGCAATCGACGGACTCCGGAATGCAGAATGGGTAGCAATGGACTATGCCGATGTACTGGTACACGTCTTTTTGCCGGAGACAAGAGCTTTTTATAATCTTGAGCACCTCTGGGCAGATGCCAAACTTACTCAAATCCCCGATCTAGACTAA